Proteins from a single region of Drosophila biarmipes strain raj3 chromosome 3R, RU_DBia_V1.1, whole genome shotgun sequence:
- the LOC108024302 gene encoding uncharacterized protein LOC108024302 — protein MVRFFLALLGFSHVTLLLAKLPLEEYLVRLMGNGKLICSGIIVNRRQVLTAGYCRPERYTENITLELPEGSTNTVAGSTVSKDYTAEDASDLLVLLHLSKELGEKFGDPPPICQNRPPINEELQYWSWNGTILQKKSTPQSSLLDCRREIKDPDGVVIGNDTVCLRNKQVSEGCVRSFGIPFVWRNTFCGINILGHNCQVASKADIFVRLRKTN, from the coding sequence ATGGTTAGATTTTTTCTGGCTTTACTAGGTTTTAGCCACGTCACACTTTTGCTGGCTAAACTGCCTTTGGAGGAATACCTGGTGCGTCTGATGGGTAATGGCAAGCTCATCTGCAGCGGAATCATAGTGAATCGGCGACAGGTTTTAACCGCTGGTTATTGCAGGCCAGAGCGGTACACAGAGAACATAACTCTGGAACTTCCCGAGGGCTCTACAAACACTGTCGCAGGGAGCACTGTGTCCAAAGATTACACAGCTGAAGATGCCAGTGATTTGCTAGTTCTACTTCATTTGAGCAAAGAACTGGGGGAAAAGTTTGGGGATCCGCCGCCCATTTGCCAGAATCGACCGCCGATAAACGAGGAATTGCAGTACTGGAGCTGGAATGGAACCATTCTGCAGAAGAAATCCACTCCGCAGTCCTCGCTTTTGGATTGCAGGCGTGAAATCAAGGATCCCGATGGTGTGGTCATCGGCAATGATACCGTTTGCCTGAGAAACAAGCAGGTCTCCGAGGGTTGTGTGAGGAGCTTTGGCATTCCCTTTGTGTGGCGCAACACCTTCTGTGGCATCAACATTCTGGGACATAATTGCCAAGTTGCCAGCAAGGCGGATATATTTGTGCGACTGCGGAAGACCAATTga
- the LOC108024844 gene encoding putative polypeptide N-acetylgalactosaminyltransferase 13: MSASGKCCRPRRLIFYIIAFLICQLILVYQFIRFERYKDVPAIEPLHHAIDSGEHFMDWREFISHTPLRSENFYQYNLPLSDILGVIRNLPSTRYYGCMTRPFNLPPPLTSKVSVVISFHNEARSMLLRDHPGLIFRRNQKRMGLIWSRNRGAFLASGHYVLFLDSHCEVNEEWLEPLLERLDMNPHLAVSPLLDPIDPTTLSYRKGNELLKGGFDWSLHFHWLKRQLAIQELPELPYKSPAFAGGVLMMSRDWFLKLGSFNSYLKIWGGESIELAIKLWLCGGQIEIVPCSRIGHIFRRRHAFDFPPQSDQDQQLSPAQETYLHNSKIIAESWLDEYKNMFYALRPVARRIPLDHTYYELQRLRRERQCQPFEWYLRHVNPELRLHFDELSATGTLRNEDRCLHARHKDSDSDTDSQLILASCYLSDVTQWSMLRSTGQLSTQRELCLGVGLRMQLTLQPCDRNGTTAKGQQWRRLGTHLLHAETHLCLDNPLKDRLEMSTCRSHAVSQSFQFALEMEGQT, encoded by the exons ATGTCTGCCAGTGGAAAATGTTGTCGGCCTCGCCGTTTGATTTTCTATATAATTGCCTTTTTGATCTGTCAGTTGATTTTGGTCTACCAATTTATACGCTTTGAGAGATATAAGGATGTACCCGCGATCGAA CCCTTACATCATGCAATCGACAGTGGGGAACACTTTATGGATTGGCGTGAATTTATCTCCCATACACCGCTAAGATCTGAGAATTTTTACCAGTATAATCTTCCCTTAAGTGATATTTTGGGAGTAATACGTAACCTGCCTTCAACAAGGTATTATGG cTGCATGACCCGTCCTTTTAACCTTCCGCCCCCTTTGACATCCAAAGTGAGTGTGGTGATCAGCTTCCACAACGAGGCGCGTTCGATGCTGCTGCGAGATCACCCGGGGCTCATCTTCCGCAGAAACCAGAAGCGCATGGGCCTGATTTGGTCGCGCAACAGGGGCGCCTTCCTGGCCAGTGGGCACTATGTGCTCTTCCTGGACAGCCACTGCGAGGTGAACGAGGAGTGGCTGGAGCCCCTGCTGGAGCGACTGGATATGAACCCTCATCTAGCAGTTAGCCCCCTACTTGACCCCATTGACCCGACCACCCTGAGTTACAGGAAAGGAAACGAGTTGCTGAAGGGCGGCTTCGACTGGTCCCTGCACTTTCACTGGCTGAAgaggcagctggccatccagGAGCTGCCCGAGCTGCCCTACAAAAGTCCAGCCTTCGCTGGCGGAGTCCTGATGATGTCACGCGATTGGTTCCTCAAGTTAGGCAGCTTCAATTCGTATCTGAAG ATCTGGGGCGGCGAGTCCATCGAGCTGGCCATTAAATTGTGGCTTTGCGGCGGACAAATTGAGATCGTGCCCTGCAGCCGAATCGGACACATCTTCCGGCGGCGCCACGCCTTCGACTTCCCACCGCAATCCGACCAGGACCAGCAGTTGAGCCCGGCCCAGGAAACCTATCTGCA CAACTCGAAAATCATAGCCGAGTCCTGGCTGGAcgagtataaaaatatgttctacGCACTGAGGCCGGTGGCCAGGCGAATTCCACTGGATCACACCTACTACGAGCTGCAGAGGCTGCGGAGGGAGCGCCAGTGCCAGCCCTTCGAATGGTATCTGCGGCATGTCAATCCCGAACTAAG GCTGCACTTTGACGAACTGTCGGCGACGGGAACGCTGCGGAATGAGGATCGGTGTCTGCATGCCAGACACAAGGACTCGGACTCGGACACGGACTCGCAGCTGATCCTGGCGAGCTGCTACCTCAGCGACGTCACCCAGTGGAGCATGTTGCGCAGCACTGGACAATTGAGCACTCAGCGGGAGCTGTGCCTGGGCGTGGGATTAAGGATGCAGCTTACCCTGCAGCCGTGTGACAGGAATGGGACGACGGCGAAGGGCCAGCAATGGCGGCGCCTCGGAACCCATCTCCTCCATGCCGAGACGCACCTGTGCCTGGATAATCCGCTCAAGGACCGACTGGAGATGAGCACCTGCCGCTCGCATGCGGTATCGCAGTCCTTTCAATTTGCATTGGAAATGGAGGGGCAGACATAA